Below is a genomic region from Lineus longissimus chromosome 4, tnLinLong1.2, whole genome shotgun sequence.
atcaatcaataaactCCTATAATTCTAACTAGAACATCTCATCATTGCACACTTAGCGAGAATCAAATCGTTCATGTAAAAGGGTCCTAATGTTTTAGTTAACTCTTTTCTCATCATTATGTCACTGGAACATTTCGTCATCCAAAATGTCAGTTTATGTAGTCATTCCGAGAGGACGCTGATATTTATGATGGTCAAACCGGCAAGCCAAGCCACCGCACTGAATCAACTGAATCAACGTTCTATTTGGACTCTTCGCGTCTCCTTCCAAAGAAATGCACAGTGCGAAATATCACCACCTGTCCTACTATCAAAAGCAGTGCCAGGAAGGATCTCTGTCGAAGgttgttgtcttcttctttcACCTGGAGAATTAAGAATTTGGTTATTTACTCTTACAGTTTTGCTTGCTTTTGGTCGTAAGCGtgattttgtttaaaaattagTCATTTCTAAGAACAACTGCGGTAATTAAGGAACTATACTTGCGCTATATGGCTTACTTCCCGGAGTTCCTAAATAATTTTGGCAGCATCGAAACCCTGTCTTATCCGAGACGTAGGCTGTATAGGTCTAGGAATTATAAAGTTGGGAGAAATGCAACGCAGCTTGGCTCAAAGAATGTAAGCTGTGCCTATCCATTAAACTGCTGATATTTGTTATCAACCACAAAACAGCACTAACCATTTCATCATTTTGCTCCCCTGTTTGTTTTGGTTCATTACAGACACTTCTATAGAACCCTTCCGTAATTCCTGCCTCTGTCAGATTGGCCGGACTGAGTAATCTAAGGAACTGCAGGCCTGGGCAGATCGGGAGGATCAGGTTCACTCGGACTGTGCCCATGCCGCCAAGAACGTAATTGTAGCAGTTGATGCAGTATTTTCGGAGGGCTGCCAACAGTTGCAGAAAAGGCCTTTGATTGTGAATGGTTTTGGATTGGTAAGAGAAGAAGAAAGTATCTAAGTTCGATTAGACGTCCGTTGTTACTTCAACAatgttttttcaacaaaattaaaCAAGCGTCAGTAATCAGGGAATGATTATCAAAAACTCGATGAGCAGTCAAGGTGGTGTGGCGTGGGCATCCTCTTCCATGCTCATGCAATCGGCTTCATCTATGAACTCCTTGAAGAGCGGTGgaattaaattaaattgatAATGCAATTATGTTTGAAACCCTGTAACTAACGACGTTCGGCAACCTTATTTACGTGTTAGAGCTTTGTCCCCAGCTATATTAGCGAGTTGATACAAGTTCAGAATGAAAAAATTACTCTGAAGTCGTTCCATACCGAGCCGACGACTCTCTGGAAGTTCCTCCCCATGCTGGTGGACATGATACACCACCCGACCCGTTGACAACAAATCGCTGTTGCCACTCTGAGTTGAAACACCTACCGCAACAGGTCACCAACATCATAGCCTCTCGTGGACCAGAGTGGGTTCAGCTCCGTCACTTCCAAGGTCGTCGTTTTGGTCAGGTTGGCTATCTCTTCCTGTGTTAAGGAAGAGGAAGCTGCTGCATCAAGAAGAACTACAATAAACACCGCAGTAAACAAGATCGATCGACCCATCGTTATCGGTATAGACTGGAGTTGACCTTTAGGGAATGATATAGAAGACCGTAATGCTTTTTTTACCAAGATCAAACAAGTCGAACATGCATCGGCGTTACAATCGGATTCTTCCTATAGGCTACCTGATCATGATTGGCGGAACTAAACGTCGCCATTTTAAAGCATGAGGGAAAGGGCCTAGGCATTGTACTCCTGTATTGGTACGGCTTATTGTGAGCCATGACAAGATAATGGCTTTGTTTTAAAGACACTGTTCTGAACACTCGGATAGCAAATACTGAACCACGAGAGACTTCATGTGCGACCCGAAATTTTAAGGATTTTTGAAGCTTATCGTAGTTGTCTTTGTGTTATATTGGGGTGATATCAATATCTACGTTTCTTCTAAATAATCACTGTCATGCAACTTAATGACATGTATTTGGTAAGATGGCTATAAAGACTTTTGTAGTGATTGTTTTTACTTAACATTTCATGTAATTTACATTTGATACATAAATACATGATTTGCTGTAGAAAACCAGAAAAGCATGCACTAGACTTTATTGATTATCCACACTGTAATGTTACTGAAGTGATTATATATCGCTTCGGGCCATGCCATCATCAGCACCGGTGCTCAGACAGCAACAGTGCGAGTTTGATCATGATGTTGCATTTTGACCTCTTCCTTAGATACCAAACACACTTGTATTTGGAGACGTCCGTCGGGTACCTCTGATACCCCAAGTTACGATATGCAACAACAATGACCAAGGTTTGTATCTCGACGCCATAACTGGACTGGCATTAATTtggaaacaaaaaaaaacgGCGGACGCGCCAGAGTTGAGACTGTGGGTTtaccgacaacaacaacaacgtaaTGGCGGTTTATTTGAACTAGTCTCCAATATTTCTATTTCTGCGAATCCGTCGCCACGCAAATGTAAACTACTCTCTCTCTCATCTGGAGACATCAGGTGTTGCTTTGGTGCGGCGAAGATGATCTTACCAAATATATTCAACTCTACAGTATCAAAGATGCCCGATTAATTCACAAGATGGATATACCACACAGTGACCCCTGTTATTCACAAAAGTCCCAGGGTTGCGGAGAACCAATCATAGCCAACAGCCACCTTTTTACAAGTTGCAAAATAAATGTAGATATATTTAAACTATGTGTTCACAGCATAAACGACGATTATAACAAAATGTATTTAGTTTGCGTATGACCTTGCATGTTTTTTCCCAGGGAGCAAAGCTCCAGACAACTGTTCTGCCTAACGGCGATATATTCCACAGAAAGATACGGCGCCAAACATCTTTAACTTTCAATCGTCTTTACAAACAATGGACTCGAATGGCTCAATACGAAATATGGCGGATTATGGTCTACCGAATGATACAGCCGTGAAATTTACCCCTGATCAGTTTGGACGAGTTTTCGTCCTCTACAAACTTCATTCTGTGATTCAAGGGGCTTATCTTGCTTGTGCAGCAAGAATGAGTATTCTCACCAGGGAGGGATTGTATAGTACCGACAGGGCTTCCTATCGCAGACAAATCAAGATAGCATCACCTGATCGATCGAAGCTTTCACTTGACAATACATTTGTTGACGAAAACGGACAACTCGTCAGTATTCTCTTTATCCATAATAAATCGACAGGATGtataaatcattgaaaaatcttgaTATTCGAACAATAATGACACCGAGGGGCTTTTGAATATCACCGGGATCGCGGCGAAACCAGCTTGAAGAGTTCATATATATCAACATGTACAAAAGGTAGAAATATTTATGAGGTAAAATGTGGGAAAAGCTTAATATTATAGATATGCTTTAAGCCCATGAAACCGGGAACATAGAATGTATATATTTTAACATTGTTCTCGACATGTCGCTACCCGAAGTGGCATAGGTCTAGCCGAATAATACAATAGaggattacatgtatatgtgtgtgTTTGTAGGCCTCGGGCCTCATGTGATATGGGCCTACTCGGCgtatatactacatgtactttgcttaGACAATACAAACAAACAACGGAAACTACTTGCGTTTATAGACCTACTGATACTATTAACTTAACTATTGAAAACGTATGCTCGGCTCATATCTCAGTCTCCAAGTTTCGAACTGTCACTGGCCCAAAACGATAGATTGGACGCTCGTGTCATCCTTGCCGTCTGATCTGATCTAAACATAATCGTTCTCAACTGATTAGACAAAGGCTTCTGTATTCTGAACATGTTGGGATATCGATAACGACGACTGGAAAGGATTTCAATGTACGTATTTTTTTCAAGAACGGTGTTTGACAGTGGTTAGTCGTAGTGAACAACAACCTCAGAGTGTGCTTCAAGGAGAGCCTAATGGAGTAGTAGGCCTTCTTATACCAATGTCGAATCATGCCGATTTATCTAAGTTGCTTATTGTGATTGATATCGATGGTTAAGACATGAAGGAATAtaattttctcatatttttGTTGTGGTGTCCATGGGGTGTACACGTTTTCTTACAAATAAAACCATGGTCATAAGATTTAGCAGCACATGGTCAAGCGTGTAGGTAACGCTTCACGCTATATGTCACTATAAAAGTTCGACGAGAGAAAGTCgcttcaaaatttctttttgcTTCAAGTGAATATGCACCTTACCGTCTTAGTTACGTGAAGGCCAACGGGGTTCTCACCAAAGAACATCATGGTGAACAGAATTTGGCCTTATCTTTTCAGACCTGATTCATCATGAACCATGAGATACACCGAGCCCGGGATCGCCTTCAGACGCTGACTCCCATCATTGAAGAGAAGTCCTTCTTCAGTCTCGAAAGTCTAAGAACGCCCTCGCCGGGAAATGGTGCCAGCTCTCCAGGTATATCAAAGACTCCAAAGCGATTAAAGCAAGTTGTGTGGAATTTTTCCGTAAACCCAGGACTTCACTAAAGCTTTATCGAATTCATGGAAACATGTTTATTGGTTAAGATTAGGCGAAGCCTATAGGAAAGCTACAAAATGGCCCAAGGGAAAAGCCTGAGAGCAGACTCATTTTGGAAATTGACTATTAGTCGCCCTCTTTCGAACGAAGCCTATATATTGCTTACTTCTATATACGATGCTATTCACCAGATCAAGAGAAAAACATTATGTATTTGTCAGTCGTTGCTTTTTCAGACAAGGCAAAGGGAAAGAACGTCCGTCTCCCACCCATAGAAGATACTGAAAACGATGATCCGCCCCGTCTCCCCCGTCCGTCTCGAATGCCTTCAGAACTTGATTCCCTCATCAGCGGGTACTTGAGTCAAACAGTAAATCCAAAACCAACAGCGTTCATCGGTTACGACCCGACCTTATATTGCAAATGTTGTGAACCTATCAACAATGTCAGCCAAATACGCTTGAAGGAATTTAGTAGTGGGTTTCTTTCTCCTGCTGAAGAACCAGACGCGTTTGGACATTACAAGGCGAAGGATAAACCAAAAATTGGTTCGACTTCGGCAGGAGAGCAGCGGCGGGATGCAAATGCTGGTGGTAATCGGGCAAGTTTTGGGCCAAGTGATGCGAAAACACTAATGGAAAGACAAAGGACTTATTACAACGACAACAATGCACACGCGCATCAACCATTTCATGTCGCCATCCCTGATCACCAACCACAAGCACAATATTTAAACTCTGATATACAGCGCTATGTGCATAACCCTCGGATATACGTCGATACTTCAAAGGCTCACGTGCCCTCTTCCTTCAGGATGGAACGCAAATTTCCTCAGCCCGAGACGcccccttttgaccaaagacgcTCCGATTTGCAGTCTATGAACACTGTCATGGACGCAGCGTCAAAGTATGACAACAGTATGCAGGCTTTAGAGGGCACCATTAAAAATCTCCGGAGTGGTCGGAAGGTGATAATAGACGAAATGGAGAATACTTATCGACACTTCGATAAGTTTTCAGGGAGCATCATATAATTCAAAAGTTAAATCGTCTCCATTCTAACCGAAACGGAGTGGTCTGACATTATAGATTATCGGCCTAGTTAATGCATCCAATGTCAAACATTTCGTATCAGTTTTGTAACAAGCTTTTGTGAGAGGCATGAGGTCGACTCTGTTGAATCCAAAAGAGAAGTCGTCGAGGAGATGTCTTTTACAAAACAGTGTCAAAAGCATTAGAAGTGCCAAGACAGTATGCATAAACTTTTGAATGTCTTTCTATAAAAGAGTTCCTGTCCTTGATATATGCATCCATGAAATCTTTGCGCTGGCTTTTGAGGTTTGCCTGTCGCATTCTTCTCCTCTCTTAACCCACTTGACGGGGCCGGCAAGAAAAAAAAACCGCATGGCACAAATTGTATAGTTGTCATCAACTTTTCAAATAGAGAGACAGAGAGGTCTCAAAGGGCCCTCACTGACTTGGTTCAGGCCCTAAGTTGTTTTGAAAAGCTTTTCGAAATAAATGTAACAGAAATACGATTGACTGGACGGCTAATAATTCGTTGTTATATTTTTATACGAGTATGCAAGTATGTGAAAGTTGACTTCCCACTTTGGTTTCATGGAATCTGTGCTCATTAGATACTAATTAATCATACTGAGACCGATGGTACAATTACCCGGATATTACcatttattgcaaaatattgTGAGATAGAGAAACGTCCCTTTTTACTTCACAATAGATTGGTGGATGTTATAAAGCGGCACGCATGGCTCGGCTGAAGAGTGCAGGATTTGCGATTTTACTTCTCATTTCATCATTCTGCGGAATCATCGGTAAGTTGAAGTTGCAGATGACATAACTG
It encodes:
- the LOC135486907 gene encoding uncharacterized protein LOC135486907, with translation MNHEIHRARDRLQTLTPIIEEKSFFSLESLRTPSPGNGASSPDKAKGKNVRLPPIEDTENDDPPRLPRPSRMPSELDSLISGYLSQTVNPKPTAFIGYDPTLYCKCCEPINNVSQIRLKEFSSGFLSPAEEPDAFGHYKAKDKPKIGSTSAGEQRRDANAGGNRASFGPSDAKTLMERQRTYYNDNNAHAHQPFHVAIPDHQPQAQYLNSDIQRYVHNPRIYVDTSKAHVPSSFRMERKFPQPETPPFDQRRSDLQSMNTVMDAASKYDNSMQALEGTIKNLRSGRKVIIDEMENTYRHFDKFSGSII